A genome region from Candidatus Poribacteria bacterium includes the following:
- a CDS encoding Gfo/Idh/MocA family oxidoreductase codes for MPLGRKVRYGMVGGGPDAFIGAVHRKAAALDGEIDLIAGAFSSSPEKSRQQGAELFLDANRVYGSYKEMAEKESQLPEGERIDFVSIVTPNHVHFDVAKTFIEAGFHVVCDKPMTTTVADAEALCDLVKTNDVVFALTHNYTGYPMVKQARELVKEGKLGTLRKIVVEYPQGWLATFLEDEGAKQAVWRTDPKQAGASSCIGDIGSHAENLAHYITGLEIEELCADMTTFVEGRLLEDDGNLLVHYENGVRGVLYASQVSVGEENNLRIRVYGTDASLEWHQENPNYLYVRFPDGPEQVYKRGNDYLSEVVQHNSRIPFGHPEAFIEAFANIYLNAARTIAAKLAGEAPGEFDTDFPTVQDGARGVHFINAAVESGKQRAWIDASYTPPA; via the coding sequence ATGCCACTTGGTAGAAAAGTCCGTTATGGCATGGTAGGTGGTGGACCCGATGCGTTCATCGGTGCCGTCCATCGCAAAGCCGCCGCACTGGACGGAGAAATAGACCTCATCGCCGGTGCTTTTTCATCATCACCCGAAAAATCTCGCCAGCAAGGTGCTGAGCTTTTCCTTGATGCCAATCGGGTCTACGGTTCTTATAAGGAGATGGCTGAAAAAGAGAGCCAACTCCCCGAAGGCGAACGGATCGACTTCGTCTCAATTGTAACACCCAATCATGTCCATTTCGATGTCGCGAAAACCTTTATCGAAGCCGGTTTTCACGTCGTCTGCGATAAGCCTATGACAACAACGGTTGCCGATGCAGAGGCACTCTGCGACCTTGTGAAAACAAACGATGTCGTCTTCGCGCTGACCCACAATTACACAGGCTATCCGATGGTGAAGCAGGCACGTGAACTCGTAAAAGAAGGTAAACTCGGCACGCTTCGCAAAATCGTCGTAGAATACCCGCAGGGATGGCTCGCCACATTCTTGGAAGACGAAGGCGCGAAACAAGCCGTCTGGCGCACAGACCCGAAGCAAGCCGGGGCATCCTCATGTATCGGAGACATCGGTTCCCACGCCGAGAACTTGGCACACTATATCACAGGACTCGAAATCGAGGAACTCTGCGCCGATATGACCACCTTTGTAGAAGGAAGGCTGTTAGAAGACGACGGCAATCTATTGGTGCATTATGAAAACGGTGTCCGCGGCGTGCTGTATGCCTCACAAGTCTCGGTAGGCGAGGAGAACAACTTACGCATCCGTGTTTACGGTACCGACGCTTCCTTGGAATGGCATCAGGAGAACCCGAACTATCTCTACGTCCGCTTCCCCGATGGTCCCGAACAGGTCTACAAACGTGGTAACGACTATCTATCAGAGGTTGTCCAGCACAACTCACGGATACCCTTCGGACACCCTGAAGCGTTCATTGAAGCATTCGCAAATATTTATCTTAACGCTGCACGCACAATCGCAGCGAAACTCGCCGGTGAAGCCCCAGGCGAATTTGATACAGATTTCCCAACCGTCCAAGACGGTGCACGCGGGGTGCATTTCATCAACGCTGCCGTAGAGAGCGGCAAACAGCGCGCATGGATCGACGCGAGTTATACACCGCCAGCATAA